One segment of Brassica napus cultivar Da-Ae chromosome C3, Da-Ae, whole genome shotgun sequence DNA contains the following:
- the LOC111213997 gene encoding uncharacterized protein LOC111213997, giving the protein MKKTHQRPDGTYVDERARLVAETYEKHVEERFGQLESSGLDNVTLENLDQCERNDIYVKAVGMSKQGRVFGLGALHNKVLPACDVSWNAREASEEVEMITQRLQEVESELKQSREENLQFQKRLRNMETLV; this is encoded by the exons ATGAAGAAAACTCATCAAAGACCTGACGGAACATACGTTGATGAGCGTGCTCGCTTGGTTGCAGAAACTTATGAGAAGCACGTGGAAGAACGTTTCGGACAGCTTGAATCTTCTGGTCTAGATAATGTAACACTTGAGAATCTTGACCAGTGTGAAAGAAATGATATTTATGTAAAG GCTGTTGGAATGTCTAAACAGGGACGTGTCTTTGGACTTGGAGCATTACACAATAAGGTTTTACCAGCTTGTGATGTTTCGTGGAATGCACGCGAAGCTTCTGAAGAAGTTGAAATGATAACACAAAGATTGCAAGAGGTGGAATCAGAACTAAAACAGAGCCGTGAAGAGAATCTACAGTTTCAGAAGAGACTTAGGAATATGGAGACTCTTGTTTAG